A region from the Arcanobacterium buesumense genome encodes:
- a CDS encoding TrmH family RNA methyltransferase — MPRTPMETYTGQLKKVAGLYRSKTRLNYAQAIVEGPQSVREALVYLPSAIRDVYITQHAIERHGDIDRLLLDLDPYTHILPDELSNRIAPNAQGIFAVISVPDEERFDSVVERGKLLVCAIRSVDPGNLGTIIRSADAAGADAVILGRGSVDATNPKVIRSSAGSYFHIPIIEDEDVASVVERVQRAGFQILAADGGGTHDLGQLSDKALRATLLGEALAEVDLRRPTLWLVGNEAHGFSQEELSWADGIVRIPMWGKSESLNAAVATSLCLYASAHAHNRTIS; from the coding sequence ATGCCTCGAACCCCGATGGAAACGTATACCGGACAACTGAAAAAGGTAGCGGGACTGTATCGCAGTAAAACTCGTTTGAATTATGCCCAGGCAATTGTTGAAGGGCCACAGAGCGTCCGCGAGGCACTTGTTTATCTTCCGAGTGCAATTCGAGATGTTTATATCACGCAACACGCTATTGAGCGGCATGGCGATATTGATAGACTTTTATTAGATTTAGATCCCTATACTCACATTCTCCCTGATGAGTTAAGTAATCGTATTGCGCCAAATGCTCAAGGTATTTTCGCAGTAATATCTGTTCCTGACGAAGAGCGCTTTGACAGTGTTGTTGAACGTGGAAAGTTGCTTGTTTGCGCCATTCGCAGTGTTGATCCAGGTAATCTTGGCACGATTATTCGTTCGGCTGATGCGGCTGGTGCTGATGCAGTCATTCTTGGGCGAGGCTCTGTCGATGCGACAAATCCTAAAGTCATCAGGTCTTCTGCTGGTTCGTATTTTCACATACCCATTATTGAAGATGAAGATGTAGCTAGCGTTGTTGAGCGTGTGCAGCGTGCTGGTTTCCAGATTTTAGCTGCTGATGGTGGGGGTACCCATGATCTTGGTCAGCTTTCTGACAAAGCATTACGTGCAACGCTTTTGGGAGAAGCATTGGCGGAGGTAGATTTACGACGTCCCACACTTTGGTTAGTCGGTAATGAAGCTCATGGCTTTTCACAAGAGGAACTGTCGTGGGCCGATGGTATCGTGCGTATTCCAATGTGGGGCAAGTCAGAGTCCTTGAATGCGGCAGTAGCGACTTCGCTTTGTCTTTACGCCTCGGCTCATGCGCACAATAGGACTATTTCCTAA
- a CDS encoding PhoH family protein, with product MTTSDTVTVPQRVAMINVLGHGDQVLRVLERGLAPAQLHVRGQEIRITGPRNAVDIARNLISELISVAATGQHLTTEAVERALKIMTDGLNRPIDVLSTDILTSRGKTIRPKTLGQKEYVDAIDENTIVFGIGPAGTGKTYLAMAKAVVALQKNEVKRIIMTRPVVEAGESLGYLPGSLNDKIDPYMRPLYDALYDMIDPEAIPKLLAAGTIEVAPLAYMRGRTLNDAFVILDEAQNTTPEQMKMFLTRMGFNSKIVVTGDLTQVDLPRNAKSGLGLIRHILRDVDHIKFIELNAGDVVRHRLVADIIDAYARYAGEDIRD from the coding sequence ATGACTACTTCTGATACTGTAACTGTTCCTCAACGGGTTGCGATGATTAATGTTCTCGGGCACGGCGATCAAGTGCTGCGAGTACTTGAACGTGGGTTAGCACCGGCTCAATTACATGTGCGTGGACAAGAGATTCGGATTACTGGTCCGCGAAACGCTGTGGATATTGCGCGGAATTTAATCAGTGAACTCATTTCGGTTGCGGCTACGGGGCAACATTTGACAACTGAAGCTGTTGAGCGGGCGTTGAAAATTATGACCGATGGCTTGAATCGGCCTATTGATGTCCTATCCACAGATATTCTGACCAGCCGTGGCAAAACTATTCGCCCCAAAACGCTTGGGCAAAAAGAATATGTTGATGCGATTGATGAAAACACGATCGTTTTTGGTATCGGTCCGGCCGGCACAGGTAAAACTTATTTGGCGATGGCCAAGGCCGTAGTCGCGCTACAAAAGAATGAAGTTAAACGCATCATTATGACCCGTCCGGTTGTGGAAGCTGGTGAATCACTGGGATATTTGCCAGGGTCGTTAAACGATAAGATTGATCCGTACATGCGTCCGCTCTACGATGCGCTTTATGACATGATTGATCCGGAAGCTATTCCGAAACTTTTAGCTGCTGGCACAATTGAGGTTGCACCGCTGGCCTATATGCGGGGGCGCACACTGAATGATGCTTTTGTAATTCTTGACGAGGCACAAAATACTACGCCAGAGCAGATGAAAATGTTTTTAACTCGGATGGGATTTAATTCGAAAATTGTTGTTACTGGTGATTTAACGCAGGTAGATTTACCGCGTAACGCAAAATCAGGGTTGGGGCTGATCCGCCATATTTTACGCGATGTGGACCATATCAAATTTATTGAGCTGAATGCTGGTGATGTTGTTCGTCACCGGCTCGTTGCCGATATTATTGATGCATACGCACGATACGCAGGGGAGGACATACGTGATTGA
- the rpmI gene encoding 50S ribosomal protein L35, giving the protein MPKMKTHSGAKKRFRKTGSGKLMREQAGKRHLLEHKSSRRTRRLSSDQPVARADVKQVKSLLGI; this is encoded by the coding sequence ATGCCTAAAATGAAGACGCACTCCGGTGCAAAAAAGCGTTTCCGCAAGACGGGATCTGGCAAGCTGATGCGCGAGCAGGCTGGCAAGCGCCACCTTCTTGAGCACAAGTCGTCCCGCCGTACCCGCCGTCTATCCTCGGATCAGCCAGTGGCTCGAGCAGACGTCAAGCAGGTCAAGTCATTGCTCGGCATCTGA
- the recO gene encoding DNA repair protein RecO yields MKTYRDDAIVLRTHDIGEADRIITMLSRHHGKVRAVAKGVRKTGSRFGARVEPFSHIDVQIYRGKTLDTISQVDTLAQYGRTIGRDYEAYTAASTLVELADVINDDDVADANLFTLLHGALHAVASRQHPPELVVYSFILRSMMVAGWGFSVAECATCGVGGPHSALNIAAGGAVCDDCRPVGSATPSVETWQLLYALLRGDWAVADISQPATRRSAGAIIGAYAQWHLEKQMKSLRHLAVN; encoded by the coding sequence GTGAAGACGTATCGTGATGACGCAATTGTTTTGCGCACCCATGATATCGGGGAAGCAGATCGAATTATCACTATGCTTTCGCGTCATCATGGCAAAGTTCGGGCTGTAGCCAAAGGTGTGCGTAAAACTGGTTCACGTTTTGGCGCTCGAGTTGAGCCCTTTTCGCATATTGACGTCCAAATATATCGTGGCAAAACGCTTGATACGATTTCTCAAGTTGATACTCTTGCCCAGTACGGCCGAACAATTGGGCGTGATTACGAAGCATATACGGCAGCTAGTACGCTAGTAGAACTTGCAGATGTTATTAATGATGATGACGTTGCAGATGCCAATCTTTTTACTCTTTTACACGGAGCACTTCATGCGGTTGCTAGCCGTCAGCATCCACCAGAACTTGTTGTCTATTCTTTTATATTGCGTTCGATGATGGTGGCTGGTTGGGGTTTTTCGGTAGCCGAATGCGCTACGTGTGGTGTTGGAGGGCCACATAGCGCACTCAATATTGCTGCTGGCGGCGCAGTATGTGATGATTGCCGTCCGGTAGGTTCTGCCACACCATCTGTGGAAACATGGCAGTTGCTTTATGCGCTGCTGCGAGGCGACTGGGCAGTGGCTGATATTTCACAACCAGCCACCCGCAGATCTGCCGGAGCAATTATCGGAGCTTATGCACAATGGCATTTAGAAAAACAGATGAAATCATTACGTCATCTTGCCGTAAACTAG
- the rplT gene encoding 50S ribosomal protein L20, with amino-acid sequence MARVKNAVNSKKKRRTVLERASGYRGQRSRLYRKAKEQVTHSFVYNYRDRKVRKNEFRKLWIARINAGARANGMTYNRFMQGLKLAGIELDRRMLAEMAVNDPAAFAGVVEVARKALPADVNAPLA; translated from the coding sequence ATGGCACGCGTAAAGAACGCCGTAAATTCTAAGAAGAAGCGTCGCACAGTCCTTGAGCGGGCGTCCGGCTACCGTGGTCAGCGTTCCCGCTTGTACCGCAAGGCCAAGGAGCAGGTCACTCACTCATTCGTGTACAACTACCGTGATCGTAAGGTCCGTAAGAATGAGTTCCGTAAGTTGTGGATCGCCCGTATTAACGCAGGCGCTCGTGCAAACGGTATGACCTACAATCGTTTCATGCAGGGTCTCAAACTTGCTGGCATCGAACTCGATCGTCGCATGCTTGCCGAAATGGCTGTGAATGATCCTGCTGCTTTCGCAGGTGTAGTTGAAGTTGCTCGCAAGGCCCTTCCAGCCGATGTGAATGCTCCATTAGCCTGA
- a CDS encoding isoprenyl transferase, with the protein MERINPIKHEPIAPPPGASRPPLLPREAVPRHVAIVMDGNGRWANERQLPRTEGHKAGEVALMDVLAGAIEIGIEVVSVYAFSTENWKRSPAEIAFLMNYSRDVIHRRRYELDDWGVKILWSGRQPRLWSSVIRELQQAQRLTRYNSTLTLNFCCNYGGRAEIADAVEAIAERVSAGELNPRKITEDTIAQALYQPALPDVDLFIRSGGEQRTSNFMLWQASYAEMMFVNEQWPEFERTTLWRCVAEYAKRQRRFGGAVDQVLSN; encoded by the coding sequence ATGGAACGAATCAATCCTATTAAGCATGAGCCAATTGCACCTCCGCCTGGAGCGAGTCGCCCTCCACTCCTACCTCGTGAGGCGGTTCCGCGTCATGTGGCAATCGTGATGGATGGCAATGGGCGATGGGCTAATGAACGGCAGTTGCCGCGTACTGAGGGGCATAAGGCTGGCGAAGTAGCGTTAATGGACGTGCTAGCAGGAGCAATAGAAATTGGTATTGAGGTTGTTTCCGTTTATGCTTTTTCGACTGAAAACTGGAAACGGTCTCCGGCGGAAATTGCCTTTTTAATGAATTATTCTCGAGACGTTATCCATCGGCGTCGCTATGAGCTTGATGATTGGGGCGTGAAAATTTTATGGTCAGGTCGCCAGCCTCGGTTGTGGAGTTCGGTTATCCGGGAGTTGCAACAAGCTCAACGTTTAACTCGTTATAATTCCACATTGACGCTTAATTTTTGCTGTAACTATGGCGGGCGTGCCGAAATTGCTGATGCGGTAGAGGCTATTGCAGAGCGTGTTTCAGCTGGGGAGTTAAATCCGCGAAAAATTACTGAGGATACGATTGCGCAGGCGCTTTATCAGCCGGCGCTTCCAGATGTGGATTTATTTATTCGTTCGGGGGGAGAACAACGTACCTCGAACTTTATGTTATGGCAAGCTTCGTATGCCGAAATGATGTTTGTGAATGAACAGTGGCCGGAGTTTGAACGGACAACATTGTGGCGATGTGTAGCTGAATATGCGAAGCGCCAACGGCGCTTTGGTGGGGCAGTTGACCAGGTACTTTCAAACTGA
- the era gene encoding GTPase Era produces MNEAMIHDWPEDYRAGFISIVGRPNAGKSTLTNALVGTKIVITANQPETTRRVVRGIVQRPHGQLILVDTPGLHRPRTLLGERLNDLVRDSLDGVDAALMCFPADEKIGPGDRYLLRELTKAKLPIFAVVTKIDKISREDLANKLIDISQLHEFVEIIPVSAVAGEQVDLLSDVLLSHMPMSAPLYPQDAVTDESDEAMIAEFIREAALADVREELPHSIAVVVEEMIEREAKPGAKKPPLLDVHAHIFVERPSQKGIIIGRGGQRLRTVGQEARANIERLLGRRIYLDLHVKVAKDWQRDPKALGRLGF; encoded by the coding sequence ATGAATGAAGCGATGATACATGACTGGCCAGAAGACTATCGAGCCGGATTCATTTCCATTGTTGGCCGTCCTAATGCTGGTAAATCAACGTTAACAAATGCGTTGGTGGGCACGAAAATCGTTATTACAGCCAATCAGCCGGAAACAACTCGCCGGGTAGTACGTGGCATTGTCCAACGCCCACACGGACAGCTTATTCTAGTTGATACACCAGGCCTGCACCGGCCTCGTACCTTATTAGGTGAACGGCTTAATGATTTGGTTCGAGACTCTCTAGATGGTGTAGACGCAGCATTGATGTGTTTTCCTGCCGATGAAAAAATCGGTCCCGGAGATAGGTATTTGCTACGTGAATTAACTAAAGCTAAGCTCCCTATTTTTGCTGTTGTAACCAAGATTGATAAAATTTCTCGCGAAGACTTAGCCAATAAGCTGATCGATATCAGTCAGTTACACGAGTTCGTTGAAATTATTCCCGTGAGCGCAGTGGCTGGCGAACAAGTTGATCTTCTTAGCGATGTGCTGCTATCTCATATGCCGATGTCGGCTCCCTTATATCCACAAGATGCTGTCACAGATGAATCTGACGAGGCGATGATTGCTGAATTCATTCGGGAAGCAGCGTTGGCAGATGTACGCGAAGAATTACCGCATTCAATCGCCGTCGTCGTTGAAGAAATGATAGAGCGCGAAGCGAAACCAGGTGCGAAAAAACCTCCGCTTTTGGACGTTCATGCGCATATCTTCGTCGAGCGTCCGTCGCAAAAAGGAATAATTATCGGCCGTGGTGGACAGCGTTTACGTACCGTTGGCCAGGAAGCACGAGCAAATATTGAACGTTTACTTGGGCGGCGAATCTATCTCGATTTGCACGTTAAAGTGGCGAAAGATTGGCAGCGTGATCCCAAAGCATTGGGACGTTTAGGATTCTGA
- a CDS encoding VIT1/CCC1 transporter family protein, which translates to MTLTFDHESCTCDIKMSAPENFNFSAATEEESTVLGSRLNWLRAGVLGANDGIVSTAGIVMGVSGAAVDNHALFAAGIAGMVAGALSMAAGEYVSVSTQRDTEEAAVAKQQQFFTSNPYAAQRRLASLIAGRGISKPLAWKMSEELTKKDPVHALTQYEYGIDADELTNPWHAAWASMIAFVLGALIPFVAMIFSPATWAIPLTVLSVSIALAATGAVSAWLGSAPIWPATIRNIVWGNLAMWGTYAIGFLVASI; encoded by the coding sequence ATGACTCTTACGTTTGATCATGAATCTTGCACATGTGATATCAAGATGAGTGCCCCAGAGAACTTCAATTTCTCTGCTGCGACCGAAGAAGAATCCACAGTCCTTGGCTCACGCCTTAATTGGTTGCGAGCAGGAGTACTAGGAGCCAATGACGGTATTGTCTCCACTGCCGGCATCGTTATGGGCGTTTCCGGCGCAGCAGTAGACAATCATGCTCTCTTTGCCGCAGGCATAGCTGGTATGGTTGCTGGCGCACTATCAATGGCAGCAGGAGAATACGTCTCCGTTTCCACTCAGCGGGATACTGAAGAAGCAGCTGTCGCTAAGCAACAGCAATTTTTCACCTCAAATCCATATGCGGCGCAACGCCGCTTAGCAAGTCTCATTGCGGGACGAGGAATCTCAAAGCCACTCGCATGGAAAATGTCTGAAGAACTGACCAAAAAAGATCCAGTTCACGCACTCACACAATACGAATACGGTATCGATGCAGATGAACTAACTAATCCGTGGCATGCAGCATGGGCATCTATGATCGCTTTTGTTCTTGGCGCCCTTATCCCTTTCGTTGCCATGATCTTCTCCCCCGCAACATGGGCCATTCCGCTAACAGTACTGTCAGTAAGCATAGCTCTTGCGGCAACTGGTGCCGTGTCGGCCTGGCTCGGAAGCGCCCCAATCTGGCCTGCCACTATCCGTAATATCGTTTGGGGAAACTTGGCGATGTGGGGAACCTACGCTATTGGATTCCTCGTCGCTAGTATCTAA
- a CDS encoding ABC transporter substrate-binding protein — protein sequence MSVKKTRIVAALAATTLALSACGGNTDAPNADNGTESTGPSGVLNAGVAYETTNWSPVHAGSALANGVNWHILEGLYDFNMADYSTHAALADGDPKEVGELTYEVKLREGAKFSDGNDLTAQDVVASYERNSNEGGLYTPFFSAIKSVTAKDDSTITIELNYPFAKLKERLALVKVVPAGMSDDDLKTMPIGSGPYKFESAPKEGNPITAVVNEHYNGKSPAKLEKIVWNPQKDDSQRLAAALGGTIDVMEAVPAATIDELKGAGWEVKEVEGYNNPFLMFNTTKAPFDKPEVRRAFHQAIDIQRLIDSSVDGKAIPATSFLPEVNPSYKKPATDMSYSVDKAKELLASAGVSDLNITLLTTDHPWVANLAPQIKEDLEKLGITVNIESKASAALYADNADVENPTYDVILAPGDPSVFGNDPAIFFSWWYGDNAWMHKRSNFANSDKETYDKIQALMAEADSLDGAEAKAKWGEIQDIVAEKAPIFPLFHRSMITAYNPANFDGVDSIATTGLYLLGATHK from the coding sequence ATGTCTGTCAAGAAGACGCGTATTGTAGCAGCACTTGCTGCGACAACATTGGCGCTCAGTGCCTGTGGTGGAAACACCGATGCACCGAATGCTGATAACGGCACAGAATCAACGGGACCATCGGGCGTTCTTAACGCAGGTGTTGCCTACGAAACCACTAACTGGAGTCCAGTCCATGCTGGTTCTGCACTTGCAAACGGTGTTAACTGGCACATTCTCGAAGGTCTTTATGACTTCAACATGGCTGATTACTCCACTCACGCAGCACTAGCTGACGGAGATCCGAAAGAAGTTGGTGAACTCACCTATGAAGTTAAACTTCGCGAAGGTGCAAAGTTCTCTGACGGCAATGATCTCACCGCCCAGGATGTGGTAGCTTCATACGAGCGTAACTCTAACGAAGGTGGCCTTTACACTCCTTTCTTTAGCGCCATCAAGAGTGTGACTGCTAAAGATGATTCCACAATCACAATTGAGCTTAACTACCCATTTGCTAAGCTCAAGGAACGCCTCGCACTCGTCAAGGTTGTTCCTGCAGGTATGAGTGACGATGATTTGAAGACCATGCCAATTGGTTCTGGTCCGTACAAGTTTGAGTCTGCGCCTAAGGAAGGCAACCCAATCACCGCCGTGGTCAACGAGCACTATAACGGTAAGAGCCCAGCAAAGCTCGAGAAGATCGTATGGAACCCACAAAAGGATGACAGCCAGCGTTTGGCTGCTGCTCTAGGTGGAACCATCGATGTTATGGAAGCTGTTCCAGCAGCAACCATTGACGAGTTGAAGGGTGCTGGTTGGGAAGTTAAGGAAGTAGAGGGGTACAACAACCCATTCCTGATGTTCAATACCACTAAGGCTCCATTCGATAAGCCTGAAGTTCGCCGGGCCTTCCACCAAGCGATTGATATTCAGCGTTTGATTGATTCCTCAGTTGATGGCAAGGCTATCCCAGCTACATCTTTCTTGCCTGAAGTAAATCCTTCATACAAGAAGCCAGCAACAGATATGAGCTACTCTGTTGACAAGGCAAAGGAGCTACTTGCTTCCGCAGGAGTTTCAGATCTTAATATCACCTTATTGACTACTGATCACCCATGGGTTGCTAACCTTGCTCCGCAAATCAAGGAAGACCTTGAGAAGCTCGGTATCACGGTAAATATCGAATCGAAGGCATCAGCAGCACTATACGCAGATAATGCTGATGTTGAGAACCCAACCTATGACGTTATCCTAGCTCCTGGTGATCCATCGGTCTTCGGTAACGATCCGGCCATCTTCTTCTCCTGGTGGTACGGCGATAACGCATGGATGCACAAGCGTTCTAACTTCGCTAACTCTGATAAGGAAACCTACGATAAGATCCAAGCTCTGATGGCAGAAGCTGACTCACTCGATGGTGCAGAGGCAAAGGCCAAGTGGGGCGAGATCCAGGATATCGTAGCGGAGAAGGCTCCGATCTTCCCATTGTTCCACCGTTCTATGATCACCGCATATAACCCAGCAAACTTCGATGGTGTTGACTCCATCGCAACAACTGGTCTGTACCTGCTCGGTGCAACACACAAATAA
- the ybeY gene encoding rRNA maturation RNase YbeY, with amino-acid sequence MIEVNDESGFDPAPNLEEISELATWVLDDLRVHPQADLSVVLLDEEAMAALHVQWMDLPGPTDVMSFPMDELRPTPLGEEPRPGMLGDIAICPQVAARQALATGHNTMEEILLLATHGILHLLGYDHADPEEKKEMFDLQRRLLLTFLARRPRDPENPNATIDDIAPTVE; translated from the coding sequence GTGATTGAAGTTAATGACGAATCTGGTTTTGACCCGGCACCGAATCTTGAAGAAATTTCAGAGCTGGCAACGTGGGTGCTTGACGATCTGCGTGTTCACCCGCAAGCGGATTTATCCGTTGTTTTGCTCGATGAAGAAGCCATGGCTGCGTTGCATGTGCAGTGGATGGATTTGCCTGGGCCAACCGATGTGATGTCCTTTCCAATGGATGAGCTTCGCCCTACTCCATTAGGCGAGGAGCCCCGGCCAGGCATGCTCGGCGATATTGCAATTTGCCCACAGGTTGCGGCCCGTCAAGCGTTAGCTACCGGACATAATACGATGGAGGAAATTCTTCTTCTTGCTACTCACGGCATTTTGCATTTGCTTGGCTATGATCACGCTGATCCTGAAGAAAAGAAAGAAATGTTTGATTTGCAGCGTCGTCTATTGCTTACTTTCTTAGCCCGGCGTCCACGTGATCCGGAAAATCCGAATGCTACTATTGACGATATTGCCCCGACGGTTGAGTGA
- a CDS encoding hemolysin family protein — translation MTSLSSVPLPLLISIVVTCALLAAGGGLMLSALSRITYAQVAEAEQEGQSGPFVSAILTHRLAAITVVTAVRSGILVLLGATLMMLVSLVVDNVVFILVGVILAMMLTLGLTNAIIPPALGFKYPVRMIRFGGRPLWWLTKIGTVFVSRRESEEDAQDIEDDQRTYMVERVSESEALEAEERKIVRSVFELSETLVREVMVPRPDMITIGSLEPLNKAISLFNRSGYSRVPVIAESNDDVVGILYLKDVVRKFHRRASDEELRVSGIMREPVFVPETKKADDLFREMRQDAKHMALAVDEYGGIAGLVTIEDILEEIVGDMVDEHDKAEPEVEQIDAGTYRVPARLPADELGELFGIRIDDDDVETAGGLLTKALGRIPIVGSQAQAYGIVMTAERFEGRRKRLQTIVAYQELKEQDTTNE, via the coding sequence GTGACTAGTTTATCAAGTGTGCCGCTTCCGTTATTGATTAGTATCGTCGTCACATGCGCACTCCTAGCTGCCGGTGGTGGCTTGATGCTCTCGGCGCTTTCTCGAATTACTTATGCTCAGGTCGCTGAAGCGGAGCAAGAAGGACAATCGGGTCCGTTTGTGTCTGCAATTCTGACACATCGCTTGGCGGCGATTACTGTGGTTACTGCTGTACGTTCAGGTATTTTGGTGTTGTTGGGTGCTACGTTGATGATGCTAGTTAGTCTCGTCGTCGATAACGTGGTGTTTATCTTGGTGGGCGTGATACTCGCGATGATGCTGACGTTAGGATTAACGAACGCGATCATCCCACCTGCATTAGGTTTTAAATATCCTGTCCGCATGATTCGCTTTGGTGGACGGCCACTTTGGTGGCTGACCAAAATCGGTACAGTTTTTGTTTCCCGGCGAGAATCAGAGGAAGACGCTCAAGATATCGAGGATGATCAGCGTACCTATATGGTCGAGCGTGTTTCCGAATCAGAGGCGTTAGAAGCCGAGGAGCGAAAAATTGTCCGATCGGTTTTTGAATTATCAGAAACATTGGTTCGCGAAGTGATGGTTCCGCGTCCTGATATGATCACCATCGGATCGTTAGAACCGTTAAATAAAGCAATTTCGTTATTTAATCGTTCTGGATACTCGCGTGTTCCTGTCATTGCCGAATCCAATGACGACGTTGTTGGTATTTTATATTTGAAAGACGTTGTTCGTAAATTTCATCGTCGCGCTAGTGACGAAGAACTTCGGGTCAGCGGTATTATGCGTGAACCTGTTTTTGTTCCAGAAACAAAAAAGGCAGATGATTTGTTCCGCGAAATGCGTCAAGATGCTAAGCATATGGCGTTAGCTGTTGATGAGTATGGCGGGATTGCTGGGCTTGTCACTATCGAAGATATTTTGGAAGAAATTGTTGGCGATATGGTCGACGAGCATGACAAAGCAGAACCAGAAGTTGAACAGATTGATGCCGGAACTTACCGAGTTCCGGCCCGGTTACCTGCAGATGAACTTGGTGAATTATTCGGTATTCGGATTGATGACGACGACGTAGAAACCGCGGGTGGTCTGTTGACTAAAGCGTTAGGACGTATCCCTATTGTTGGTTCACAAGCACAAGCTTATGGAATTGTCATGACCGCAGAAAGATTTGAAGGCCGACGCAAACGATTACAGACGATAGTTGCCTATCAAGAACTAAAAGAACAGGACACGACAAATGAATGA
- a CDS encoding SseB family protein produces the protein MPDFDALLKPRPFPDDDGSVPSELASAFGLPIAKRAEGIVVALHRVILPVLPHEHPGLDADGRVKEHAPQSTHLLEAGGQLLTEQLSANHSAVVVFSGIEALNAWNNKARPVPVSIDSVAVGCLKQHNGLIVLDPGSEHEMWLGRTAVIALATGGSWLPPWGDGQIKERLAFLAEENAELVRRIDIGPTQRGVSAIDIVFAQGATIDDAKRIATRIGRELESNPYVSARLDLVEIRPRLEMNVGKLTT, from the coding sequence ATGCCTGATTTTGACGCACTCTTAAAGCCACGTCCTTTTCCGGACGACGACGGATCGGTTCCTAGCGAATTAGCAAGTGCTTTTGGATTGCCAATTGCGAAGCGGGCGGAAGGGATCGTAGTTGCCTTGCATCGGGTGATCCTGCCGGTATTGCCACATGAGCATCCTGGGCTAGATGCCGATGGGCGGGTCAAGGAGCACGCCCCACAATCAACACATCTGCTGGAAGCTGGTGGACAATTACTCACTGAGCAATTGTCTGCGAATCATTCGGCGGTAGTTGTTTTCTCTGGAATCGAAGCGCTAAATGCCTGGAATAATAAAGCGCGTCCGGTGCCGGTGAGTATAGATTCTGTTGCTGTGGGATGTTTGAAGCAACACAATGGATTGATCGTGCTTGATCCTGGTAGCGAGCACGAAATGTGGCTTGGGCGCACAGCCGTTATTGCACTGGCAACCGGTGGTTCTTGGCTACCGCCGTGGGGTGACGGGCAGATTAAAGAACGTCTTGCTTTTTTGGCTGAAGAAAATGCGGAGCTAGTACGACGCATTGATATCGGTCCTACTCAACGAGGCGTATCTGCGATCGATATAGTCTTTGCCCAGGGCGCGACCATTGATGATGCAAAGCGCATAGCGACGCGTATTGGCAGGGAGCTTGAAAGTAATCCATATGTGAGTGCGCGCCTTGATTTAGTAGAAATCAGACCCCGCTTAGAAATGAACGTGGGCAAGCTCACCACGTAA
- the infC gene encoding translation initiation factor IF-3 codes for MRVARRSKLRGAIINEPRINDRINVAEVRLVGPAGEQVGVVRVEDALRLAQEANLDLVEVAANANPPVAKLMDYGKFKYEAAQKARESRRNQANTQLKEMRLGLKIDQHDYETKLKRIIKFLNGGDKVKIQLRFRGREQSRPEVGMKLMERLAADTAEDAAVESAPRVDGRSMVMVLAPTRRKSEAKSDQRRRREAERENRRAEEARRAQKNAERVASKAEQSVED; via the coding sequence GTGCGCGTCGCACGTCGAAGTAAGTTAAGAGGAGCAATTATCAACGAGCCAAGAATCAACGATCGAATCAATGTCGCCGAAGTGCGTCTAGTGGGCCCAGCCGGAGAGCAGGTCGGCGTAGTACGTGTAGAGGATGCACTGCGACTCGCTCAGGAAGCGAACCTCGATCTTGTTGAAGTGGCAGCAAACGCGAACCCGCCTGTAGCCAAGCTTATGGATTATGGCAAGTTCAAGTATGAGGCCGCGCAGAAGGCACGCGAGTCGCGTCGCAATCAAGCCAATACGCAACTAAAAGAAATGCGTCTCGGTCTGAAGATCGATCAGCATGATTATGAAACTAAGCTAAAGCGAATTATCAAATTCCTTAATGGCGGAGATAAAGTCAAGATTCAGTTGCGCTTCCGGGGGCGTGAGCAATCGCGTCCAGAAGTAGGTATGAAGCTCATGGAGCGTTTGGCTGCGGATACCGCAGAAGATGCTGCAGTTGAGTCGGCGCCACGTGTTGATGGTCGCTCCATGGTGATGGTGCTAGCACCAACTCGCCGTAAGTCCGAAGCTAAATCTGATCAGCGTCGTCGTCGCGAAGCTGAACGAGAAAACCGCCGCGCGGAAGAAGCCCGTCGCGCTCAGAAGAATGCAGAGCGAGTCGCTTCTAAAGCAGAGCAATCAGTCGAGGACTGA